The following DNA comes from Cellulomonas soli.
GAGTGACGAGCGCCACGACGCCGGCCGGCACGCACGGTCATATAGTGAACACCGTGTCCAGTAAAGCGCAGGCCGTCAGGCCCGGTCGCCCGCGGTCCCAGGAGCGGCGCCTCGCCGTCCTGCACGCCGCCGCCGAGCTCGCGCTCGAGGACGCCGCGGCACCGACGATGGACGCCATCGCCACCCGCGCCGGCGTGTCACGGACCACGCTCTACAAGTGGTGGCCCTCCCCCTCCGCGGTGCTGCTCGAAGGTCTGCTGGAGCACTTCCACGAGAGCATCGAGCTCGACGACGCGCTCCCGGTCCGCGAGGCGCTGACCGGCCAGGTCGACGCGCTCGTCCACCTGCTGCGGGACACCGCCGCCGGCACCCTGCTGCGCGGCCTCATGGCCGCCTCGAGCTCGGACCGCACGGTCGGCGAGGCGATGCTCGACACCTGGCTGCGCCCGCGACGGGAGCACGCCGTGCACCACCTGCACCGCGGCATCGCCGACGGCAGCCTGCGGGCCGGCACCGACGTCGAGATCGTCACCGACGCACTCTTCGCGCCCGTCTACCACCGGCTCGTGTGGGGGCACGCGCCCCTCGAGGACGACCTCGCTGAACGCATCTGCGACCTCGTCTGGTCGGGCATCGCCGCACCCTGACCGCCCGCACCACCCCACCCACCCCGCACCAGAGAGAAGACCCCGATGGTCACCGTCGCCAAGAACATGGTCGACACCCTCGCCGCCAGCGGCGTGCAGCGCGTCTACGGCATCCCCGGCGACTCGCTCAACGGCTTCACCGACGCGCTGCGCGGCTCGGGCATCGACTGGGTGCACGTCCGGCACGAGGAGGCCGCCGCGTTCGCGGCCGGAGCCGAGGCCGCGCTCACCGGCGAGATCGCCGTGTGCGTCGGCAGCTGCGGGCCCGGCAACCTGCACCTGATCAACGGCCTGTACGACGCGCAGCGCTCCCGTGTGCCCGTGCTGGCCATCGCGGCGCACATCCCCACCTCGGAGATCGGCAGCAGCTACTTCCAGGAGACGCACCCGCAGGACCTGTTCCGCGAGTGCTCGGTGTACGTCGAGTACGCTGCGTCCGCCGACCAGATGCCCCGCATCCTGCGCACCGCCATGCAGGCCGCTGTCGAGCGCAAGGGCGTCGCGGTCGTCGTCATCCCCGGTGACGTCGCCCTCGCCGAGGCCGTGCACACCACCGTCACCGCGGTACGCGCCGGCACCCCGCACGTGGTGCCCTCGGACGACGAGCTGGCACGCGCCGCACAGCTGCTCGGCGCGGCGAAGAAGGTGACGATCCTGGCCGGGGCCGGTGCCGCCGACGCGCACGACGAAGTCGTCGCCCTGGCCGACCGGCTCGGCGCCCCCGTGGTGCACACGCTGCGCAGCAAGCAGTTCATCGAGCACGACAACCCGTTCGACGTCGGCATGACCGGCCTGCTGGGGTTCGCCTCCGGCTACCGGGCGCTGGAGGCGTGCGACACGCTGCTCATGCTCGGCACCGACTTCCCGTACCGCCCGTTCCTGCCCGAGGGCGCCACCGTGATCCAGGTCGACCTGCGCGGCGAGCACCTGGGCCGCAGGGTCCCGCTCGAGCTCGGGCTGGTCGGCGACGTGAAGGACACCGTCCAGGCCCTGCTCCCCCGGCTCGCACCCCGCACCGACCGTTCGCACCTGGACGACTCGCTGGCCCACTACGCCAAGACGCGCACCAAGCTCGACGACCTGGCAACCCCGCGCAAGGGGTCCCAGCCGCTGCACCCGCAGTACGTCGCCAAGCTCGTCGACGAGGTCGCCTCGGACGACGCGGTGTTCATCCCCGACGTCGGCTCGCCGGTCATCTGGGCCGCCCGCTACCTGCGGATGAACGGACGCCGCAAGCTCATCGGCTCGTTCATCCACGGGTCGATGGCCAACGCACTGCCGCAGGCCGTCGGAGTCGCCTCGGCGTACCCGGGGCGCCAGGTCGTGGCGCTCTCCGGTGACGGCGGCATCGAGATGCTGCTCGGCGAGCTGCTGACGCTCACCCAGAACAAGCTGCCGGTCAAGGTCGTCGTGTTCAACAACTCCTCGTTGAACTTCGTCGAGCTGGAGATGAAGGCCGCCGGGTTCGTCACGACCGCGACCGACCTGCACAACCCGAACCTGGCGGCGATCGCCGAGGCGGCGGGGCTGAAGGCGTTCCGCGTCGAGCGGTCCGAGGACCTCCCCGGTGCACTGGCCGAGGCGTTCGCGTACGACGGCCCGGCGCTGCTGGACGTGGTGACCGAGCGGCAGGAGCTGACGATCCCGCCGTCGATCAAGCTCGACCAAGCCAAGGGCTTCGCGCTCTACGCCCTGCGCACGCTGCTGTCGGGTCGGGGCGACGAGCTGCTCGACCTCACGCGGGCGAACCTGCGGCAGGTGCTCTGAGCGACCCCGTCCTGACGGTCGGCCGGGTGACCGGTCGGTCCGTCAGGACGCGGGGGCGGGCGTGACCGTGCCGGTGGTGGGGTCGCGCGGTGTCAGGCAGTACGACGCACCCGCCGGGTCGCGCATCACGGTCCACCACTGCCCCGCACCGACCACGCGTGCACCCAGCGCGGTGTGCTCGGCCGCGACCTCGGCCTGCCCACCGCCGCAGGCCAGGTCGAGGTGGGCCGTCACCGAGCGGCGCGGCCCCGGGTCGTCGAGCCGCTGCAGCAGGAATCGCAGCGGGATGCCGGCGGGGCGCTCGAGCGCGGCGAACTCCGGTCGCGACCCGGCGTGCAGCGCCCACCCGGTCAGCGCCGACCAGAACGCACCCTCGACCTCGAACGCGTCCGGCGGCACGTCGAGGCACACCTGGTCGACGATCGCCACGGCCCCGAGCGCACCGGTCACAGGCGCCGGTCGGGTCCGCTCGCCCCGGTCGCGCACCAGGCAGAAGACGAAGCCCCCTGGCGAGACCAGCACGACGTGCCCGGCCCGCAGCACGAGCGTCGCACCGAGCCGCTCGGCGAGCGCGGTGTGCGCGTCGAGGTCCTCCACGTGCAGGTCGAGGTGCACGCGCGGGACGTCACCGAGTCGCTGCACGCGCAGGTAGGCGTCGCCCTCGGCAGGCACGAGGGTCGCGAACTGCCCCTCGTCCCCCCGCGTGGCCGACGGCGTCGTCGCGGTGACGGCGCACCAGAACGCGACGCCGGCGGCGTGCCGCGCAGGCGGGAGGTCGAGGAACGCGGTGGTCCAGACGACGGCCATGGCGCGCAGCGTACGGGCACACGGTCAGCGCCAGTGGTCGACCGGCGGCTCTGCCTCGCCACCTGCGTGCCTGCGGGCCGCCCACCGGGTGACGAGGGCGCCGACGGCGAAGACCACGAACGCCAGGAGCGCGAGGAGCGCCGCCGGGGTGACGGTCCCGACGACGAGTGCCACGCCCAGCCCGGTGGCTGCGGCGAACGCGGCCGCCTCCCCCCCGCGCAGGAGCCCGGCCGAGGCGATCGCCAGGGTCGCCGCCGCGAAGGCGAGCCCGCCGACCACCAGGTACGGGACGAGCGACCCCACCAGGATCAGGTCGACCTCGATCGTCTGCCCCTGGGTGACCGACCACATCCTGTTCAGCCCGGCCGCCAGGGACAGCGCGAGCGCGGCCACGAGAGCGCTCAGACGACCGGTCCGCTCGCGGCGCGACCACGGCACGACCGTGGCGCCCGTGCTGCTCAGGGCGGCCGCCCCCAGCACCGCCAGCAGGCCCACGAAGACACCGGGCGGCACGGGATACTCCCTCGGGATCGACACCTGCGGGAGCGGGACTGCCGGTGTGCCGCCGTAGTAGGTGAACCCGATCCGCTCCCATGCCCCGGTCTCGTCCCGCACCGCCAGGCCGTCCTCGTCACCGGCCGCGTAGACCCGGTACCCCGTCGCGGTTGGCTGGACGGCGACCGCGACGGTCTGCAGGTGCGGGTCGTCCTGGTCGTACCGCTCCGCGAGCGCGGCGAGCTCCTCGCCGGTGACGGACCACTCGAGGTTCCAGGTGCGACCACCGTCGTCGCTGCGCAGGACCCCGAGCCCCGCCTCGACCGCGCGGAAGCAGACGCGGGGCAGGTCGGGTACGCACGCGGTCGTGGCCGGAGCCGCATCCCCGCTGGCGGCTTCCCCGAGCAACGCAGGCGCCTCCCCGAACGGGACCTCCTGCCAGTGCGACCCGTCGACAGACGTGGACCACCCGCCGTCCAGGACTGCGACATCGCCCCCGACGACCACCACGTCACGCGTGCTCGGCGGCCCCGCCTGACTGGTCCCGACGGTTGCCAGCACAGCGACGGGCAGGACGACGAGCCACCGCACGTCCTTCGTCAGCCCGCCCCGGCGTCCGACGCCGACCCTCGTGGATCGTGCTACCGCCCAGGCCACGAGCAGCGCCGGCAGAGCCAGCAGATCGGTCGGGTCGCACCGGACGAAGCTCGGGCCCGCCAGTGCGGTCAGGACGGCGGACGCCGCCTCGGCACCTGCCTCCGTCGACTTGACGAGCACGAAGCCGAGTCCGGTGAGAGCCAGCGCGGCCGTGTCTCGATGCTGCGGTCGCCGCGATGGGAACGAGGGGCGCCCGTCAGGTCGCCTCGGGAGCGTTGTCGTCACGCCTGCGGTCAGTACCGCCACCAGCGGTGGCGCCACCACGAGCCAGGCGAGATCCGAGGCCTTCCCCGTCCACCAGGAGCCCCACCGGTCCTTGAGTACTCGGTCGTTGACCAGCAGCAGCACAAGGGCCGCACAGGTCACCGGGTGCACCAGCCAGGCGATCGCCGCATCCCGGGGCGAGCGCCGCCCTCTCGCCGGTCCTTGCGTCACAGCAGCCCCCGCTCGTCGACACCGCGGCATCGACCGCGGGGGGTCAGAACTTGAGCAGACTGCGGTCACTGTCGCCCGTACGCCTCGTGCCACGAGGGTCGCACATCTCTCTACAACGTTGTACAGTGACGCTCCGGTACAACCAGGCGACGCCGCCGTCACCCGGGAGCGACTGCGCCGTCACCCCTCACGTCCACCGCCGGAGGCCTCCTCATGCTGGTCAACCCACTCGTCCTGCAGCGCGCCGACCCCTGGGTGCTGCGCCACGAGGGCCGCTACCTGTTCACCGCCTCGCACCCGCGGTACGACCGCATCGTGCTGCGCGGGGCAGAGCGGCTGGAGGACCTGCAGGACGCCCCGGAGCACACCGTCTGGACGAAGCACGAGTCCGGTCCCCTCTCGCACCTCATCTGGGCGCCCGAGCTGCACCGCGTCGGCGGGCGTTGGTACCTGTACTTCGCCGCCGCGCCGCACGACCACGGCACGGTCGACGCGCCCGGCGCCAACGAGACGTTCGCGCACCGCGTCTTCGTCCTGGAGTGCGCCGACGAGGACCCGCTGACGGGCACCTGGGTCGAGCGCGGTCAGCTCGACACGGGCTGGGCGTCCTTCGCGCTCGACGCGACGAGCTTCGTGCTCGACGACGTGCAGTACCTGGTCTGGGCGCAGCAGGACCTGGCGATCCGCGGGCACTCGAACATCTACATCGCCCGCATGGAGGACCCGACGACGCTCGGCTCCCCCGCCGTGCTGCTCTCGAAGCCGGAGTTCGACTGGGAGATCAAGGGCTTCTGGGTCAACGAGGGCCCGGCCGTCCTGGTCCGCGACGGCGTCGTGCACGTGACGTTCTCGGGCGCGGCGACGGGCATCGACTACGCCATGGGCCTGCTCACCGCGCCGGTCGGCGCCGACCTGCTCGACGCCGCGTCCTGGACCAAGCACCCCGACCCGGTGTTCGTCTCCGACCCCTCGGTCGACGTGTACGGCCCCGGCCACAACTCGTTCACGCAGACCGAGGACGGCGAGACGGTGCTCATCTACCACGCCCGCTCGTACGAGGACACGATCGGCGACCCGCTGTGGGACCCGAACCGGCACGCGCGCGCCCAGGTGCTGCCGTTCGTCGACGGCCACCCCGTGTGGGGGACGCCCGTCGCCGACGGCCGCCCGACGCCCACGACGATCGACGTGCTCACGCCCGACGGCCGCGCGGTCGAGGGCGCCGAGGAGACCGTGAGCGTCTGACCGTCGCGGCGCTCCACCGCACCGCCCTCGAGGGGAGCGGGCCGACCACCTCCCGGTCGGCCCGCTCCCCTCGCCCGTCCCCGACGCCCGGTCTAGCGTGGCCCGCATGCCGGACCGGATCACCCCGAAGCAGTTCCACGAGGCCGACGGCGTCGACGACTGGCGGGTCATCGGCGAGGGCGCCTGCACGGTCTTCCGCACCGGCACCCTCGCGGTCGGCGCCCAGCTCGCGGAGGCGATCAGTGCGCTGCCCGCCCTTGACGCGCACCATCCCGACCTGGACCTGCGGCACGACGGCGTCACCGTGCGACTCATCACGGTCGGCCCCGACGGGCCCGGGCTCAGCACGCGTGACCTCGCGCTCGCCCGGGAGATCTCCGCGGTGGCCCGCACGCTGGAGATCCCTGCCGACCCCAGCGGCGTGCAGACCGTGCAGGTCGCCGTCGACGCGCTCGACATCCCGGCGGTGCTGCCGTTCTGGCGCGCGGTGCTCGGCTACGACGTGCGCGGCGGCACGGACCTGCTCGACCCCCGGGGTCGCGGTGCACCGTTCTGGTTCCAGCAGATGGACGCCCCGCGCCCGCAGCGCAACCGCATCCACATCGACGTGTACGTCCCGCACGACCAGGCGCAGGCGCGCATCGCGGCCGCGCTCGCCGCGGGCGGACGCCTGGTCACCGAGGAGTGGGCCCCCGAGTGGTGGACGCTGTCCGACCCGGAGGGCAACGAGGTCGACATCGCCACGACCCACACGCGCGGCTGAGCGCGGCCGTCCCGTCCGGGCCGGCGCTCAGACCTCGTCGCCGACCGTGATGGCCTGCGCCTCGCCCTGCGCGTCGGCGTGCGGCCGGTGGCCGACGTGCGCGAGCGTGCGTCCGCCGAGGGCGAGCACCACGATCGCGACGCCGAGCGAGGCGACCGCGCACCAGTAGGGGGCACCTGCTCCGAGCCGGTCGGCGATCCGGCCCGCGACCGCCGGGGCGATCGCCCCGCCGAGGAACCGCACCCCGGAGTACGTCGAGGAGGCCACCGAGCGCGGCAGGTCGGTCGCCTCCATGACCGTCTCGGTGAGCGCCGTGTTGAGCACCCCGAGGAACAGCCCGCAGGCGATGACGGTGCCGATCAGCACCGACGCCGACCCGACCCCGACGGCCATCACGACGAACCCGGCGGCGAGCAGCGCGAACATCGTGAACAGCACCGGTCGCAGCCCGACCCGGCGGGTGAGCTGCGGCGCGACGAAGACCGAGGACACGGCCAGCGCCAGTCCCCAGCCGAAGAACACCAGTCCGAGCTCGTGCGCCCCGAAGTCCTTCCCGGCTGCGGCCGCGGCGGCCTCGATCGGGTAGGGCGAGTAGGCGAGCAGCGTGAAGAACGCGAAGTTGTAGAACAGCGCGGTCAGGGCGAGGGTGCGCAGCGCAGG
Coding sequences within:
- a CDS encoding glycoside hydrolase family 43 protein, producing the protein MLVNPLVLQRADPWVLRHEGRYLFTASHPRYDRIVLRGAERLEDLQDAPEHTVWTKHESGPLSHLIWAPELHRVGGRWYLYFAAAPHDHGTVDAPGANETFAHRVFVLECADEDPLTGTWVERGQLDTGWASFALDATSFVLDDVQYLVWAQQDLAIRGHSNIYIARMEDPTTLGSPAVLLSKPEFDWEIKGFWVNEGPAVLVRDGVVHVTFSGAATGIDYAMGLLTAPVGADLLDAASWTKHPDPVFVSDPSVDVYGPGHNSFTQTEDGETVLIYHARSYEDTIGDPLWDPNRHARAQVLPFVDGHPVWGTPVADGRPTPTTIDVLTPDGRAVEGAEETVSV
- a CDS encoding TetR/AcrR family transcriptional regulator — translated: MNTVSSKAQAVRPGRPRSQERRLAVLHAAAELALEDAAAPTMDAIATRAGVSRTTLYKWWPSPSAVLLEGLLEHFHESIELDDALPVREALTGQVDALVHLLRDTAAGTLLRGLMAASSSDRTVGEAMLDTWLRPRREHAVHHLHRGIADGSLRAGTDVEIVTDALFAPVYHRLVWGHAPLEDDLAERICDLVWSGIAAP
- a CDS encoding VOC family protein, encoding MAVVWTTAFLDLPPARHAAGVAFWCAVTATTPSATRGDEGQFATLVPAEGDAYLRVQRLGDVPRVHLDLHVEDLDAHTALAERLGATLVLRAGHVVLVSPGGFVFCLVRDRGERTRPAPVTGALGAVAIVDQVCLDVPPDAFEVEGAFWSALTGWALHAGSRPEFAALERPAGIPLRFLLQRLDDPGPRRSVTAHLDLACGGGQAEVAAEHTALGARVVGAGQWWTVMRDPAGASYCLTPRDPTTGTVTPAPAS
- the poxB gene encoding ubiquinone-dependent pyruvate dehydrogenase, which gives rise to MVTVAKNMVDTLAASGVQRVYGIPGDSLNGFTDALRGSGIDWVHVRHEEAAAFAAGAEAALTGEIAVCVGSCGPGNLHLINGLYDAQRSRVPVLAIAAHIPTSEIGSSYFQETHPQDLFRECSVYVEYAASADQMPRILRTAMQAAVERKGVAVVVIPGDVALAEAVHTTVTAVRAGTPHVVPSDDELARAAQLLGAAKKVTILAGAGAADAHDEVVALADRLGAPVVHTLRSKQFIEHDNPFDVGMTGLLGFASGYRALEACDTLLMLGTDFPYRPFLPEGATVIQVDLRGEHLGRRVPLELGLVGDVKDTVQALLPRLAPRTDRSHLDDSLAHYAKTRTKLDDLATPRKGSQPLHPQYVAKLVDEVASDDAVFIPDVGSPVIWAARYLRMNGRRKLIGSFIHGSMANALPQAVGVASAYPGRQVVALSGDGGIEMLLGELLTLTQNKLPVKVVVFNNSSLNFVELEMKAAGFVTTATDLHNPNLAAIAEAAGLKAFRVERSEDLPGALAEAFAYDGPALLDVVTERQELTIPPSIKLDQAKGFALYALRTLLSGRGDELLDLTRANLRQVL
- a CDS encoding VOC family protein produces the protein MPDRITPKQFHEADGVDDWRVIGEGACTVFRTGTLAVGAQLAEAISALPALDAHHPDLDLRHDGVTVRLITVGPDGPGLSTRDLALAREISAVARTLEIPADPSGVQTVQVAVDALDIPAVLPFWRAVLGYDVRGGTDLLDPRGRGAPFWFQQMDAPRPQRNRIHIDVYVPHDQAQARIAAALAAGGRLVTEEWAPEWWTLSDPEGNEVDIATTHTRG